The following are encoded in a window of Rosa chinensis cultivar Old Blush chromosome 4, RchiOBHm-V2, whole genome shotgun sequence genomic DNA:
- the LOC112198647 gene encoding protein FAR1-RELATED SEQUENCE 5-like, whose protein sequence is MEYKDDESCYHHCSNTENEQRGCEDDAIDGETNEEPEYDTQEASSDTQVPSDDEHVDSGLEGLCILDGKKQVRGENIPVLGMSFESDQDAYDYYNSYARVVGFSVRRLRSNKYKHTNVTWKREFCCSCEGFYTKKNTPEKKREERRFGCKAVLQIKLNEDGKFVVTKFEAEHTHDLVPESSSHVLRSQRTIEPSQGGLMNQMHFAGFKPSQIFSYLTVKAGGPENLNFLQTDCNNFIQRRRAKFLKKGDAQCLLNYFKKKQMEDKSFFYAIRTNIDNEICGFFLCDGKSRSDYAIFGDAVVFDTTFKTNKYDMVSAPIVGVNHHGQTILFGCGLLDGETTEACKWFFDVFLQAMGGKKPKTIFTDQAASIASAIKEVLPNSHHRLCLWHIYQNAAKHLSQVFTKCSTFSQSFKSCIYDPESVEEFESSWKDLLDYYDLKENEWLKDLYNLREKWAQIYGRCNVCAGMTTTQRSETINKTLKKFFYKNLILCEWVVHYERALVDRREKERLAEVATTQRKRKLLSNWKVEVEAAKMYTKASFNRFQEEFRKCLDLILELESDDGRIESYVVQRPGNPNLRSHLSYIAQRIVAKGAKDKQSSTLVESKLLELEAELDGNLSIGQEHETNCDIDSEDQVNENNANLVLRDPKVKRRRRRGKGKRNNDLGSKKQSKTRSSSVPQEQDDSPVPLKEQNVSVSKKRKAPSKRKG, encoded by the exons ATGGAATATAAAGACGATGAATCTTGTTATCATCATTGTAGTAACACTGAGAATGAGCAAAGAGGATGTGAAGATGATGCAATTGATGGTGAGACTAATGAGGAACCTGAATATGATACTCAAGAGGCTAGTAGCGATACTCAAGTGCCCAGTGATGATGAACACGTGGATTCTGGTTTAGAAGGTTTATGTATCTTGGATGGTAAGAAGCAAGTAAGAGGTGAGAATATCCCAGTTCTTGGTATGAGTTTTGAAAGTGATCAAGATGCATATGACTATTATAATTCATATGCTAGAGTTGTTGGGTTTAGCGTGCGAAGGCTGAGAAGCAACAAATATAAGCATACTAATGTGACAtggaaaagagaattttgttGCTCTTGTGAAGGATTCTATACAAAAAAGAACACTccagagaagaaaagagaagaaagaagattcGGATGTAAGGCAGTGCTTCAGATCAAACTAAATGAAGATGGGAAATTTGTTGTCACAAAGTTTGAAGCTGAGCATACCCATGATCTTGTTCCTGAATCAAGTTCACATGTCTTAAGGTCACAAAGAACCATAGAACCTTCTCAAGGTGGTTTGATGAATCAAATGCACTTTGCAGGGTTCAAACCATCACAGATCTTTTCATACCTGACCGTCAAAGCAGGAGGACCGGAAAATCTAAATTTCCTTCAGACCGATTGCAATAACTTCATTCAAAGAAGGCGGGcaaagtttttgaaaaaaggTGATGCTCAATGTTTGCTTAATTACTTTAAGAAGAAGCAAATGGAGGATAAGTCATTTTTTTATGCAATTCGAACAAACATCGACAATGAaatatgtggtttttttttgtgtgatgGAAAATCAAGGAGTGATTATGCTATATTTGGTGATGCGGTTGTCTTTGATACAACCTTCAAAACCAACAAGTACGACATGGTTTCTGCTCCAATTGTTGGAGTTAATCATCATGGTCAAACAATTCTATTTGGCTGTGGGTTATTAGATGGGGAGACCACAGAGGCATGCAAATGGTTCTTTGATGTTTTCCTACAAGCTATGGGAGGAAAAAAACCAAAGACAATATTTACAGATCAAGCTGCATCGATTGCTAGTGCAATTAAGGAAGTACTACCTAATTCTCACCATCGTCTTTGTTTGTGgcacatatatcaaaatgctgcAAAACACTTGAGTCAAGTCTTTACGAAGTGCTCCACATTTTCACAATCTTTCAAAAGTTGCATATATGATCCAGAGAGTGTTGAAGAGTTTGAATCAAGTTGGAAAGATCTACttgattactatgatttgaaagaaaatgagTGGCTAAAAGACTTGTATAACTTGCGTGAGAAGTGGGCACAAATTTATGGCCGATGCAACGTTTGTGCAG GTATGACAACAACTCAGAGAAGTGAAACTATAAACAAGACTTTGAAAAAGTTCTTTTATAAGAACCTGATTCTTTGTGAGTGGGTGGTACACTATGAGCGTGCTTTAGTTGATCGAAGAGAAAAGGAGAGGCTCGCGGAAGTTGCAACTACGCAAAGAAAGCGAAAACTTCTGTCTAATTGGAAAGTGGAGGTTGAAGCAGCAAAGATGTACACAAAAGCGAGTTTCAATCGTTTTCAAGAAGAGTTTCGAAAATGTTTGGACTTGATACTGGAATTAGAGAGTGATGACGGGAGAATAGAATCATATGTGGTTCAAAGACCAGGGAATCCAAACTTGAGAAG TCACTTGTCTTATATAGCACAAAGAATTGTAGCAAAAGGTGCAAAGGATAAGCAATCATCCACCTTGGTAGAGTCTAAATTGTTGGAGTTGGAGGCAGAATTGGATGGCAATTTATCCATTGGACAAGAACATGAAACAAATTGTGATATAGATTCAGAAGATCAAGTGAATGAAAATAATGCAAATCTGGTTTTGCGTGATCCAAAAGTTAAGAGGCGTAGAAGGCGTGGCAAAGGTAAGAGAAATAATGATTTGGGATCTAAGAAGCAATCAAAAACGAGATCTTCATCAGTGCCACAAGAACAAGATGATAGTCCAGTACCCCTTAAAGAACAAAATGTCTCTGTAtcaaagaaaaggaaagctccatctaaaagaaaaggttag